One segment of Porticoccus hydrocarbonoclasticus MCTG13d DNA contains the following:
- a CDS encoding MucB/RseB C-terminal domain-containing protein, with amino-acid sequence MAICLFLIVAPYGVIAETFSPTTILAKMADANRTLDYSGIFTYEHGGILRTIKVFHSVRDGQEFERLFLLSGPKKEVTRQSGERRCERLGDLMLKSSVAAAASVPKDHLEKLYHVQPKAKDRIAGRETLIVHVIPKDSYRYGYILGIDQETGLLLQSMLIGDNNRVLERFQFADVEIGKSIDEASLDSSEPEVHRVSSKVSTCLNNVESSAAQSNWQQSWLPPGFGLAGYLKSGDSGRETLIYTDGLAIFSVFIDSSETVDIPKMQAQRGATVAYLTKAKISQQDFLISVVGEIPVETARAVAHAVIPVQHNYQ; translated from the coding sequence GTGGCTATATGCCTATTTCTCATTGTTGCGCCATATGGGGTGATCGCGGAGACTTTCTCTCCAACTACCATTCTTGCCAAAATGGCGGATGCCAACCGAACGCTCGACTACAGTGGGATATTTACCTACGAACACGGCGGCATACTCAGGACGATCAAGGTTTTTCACTCTGTGAGGGATGGTCAGGAGTTTGAGCGCCTATTTTTATTGAGTGGACCGAAAAAGGAAGTCACTCGTCAAAGTGGCGAACGTCGATGCGAGCGACTCGGAGATCTTATGCTCAAGAGTTCTGTTGCAGCCGCCGCCTCTGTACCGAAAGACCACCTCGAAAAACTCTACCATGTACAGCCCAAGGCCAAAGATAGAATAGCCGGTCGTGAGACGCTAATCGTTCATGTAATCCCAAAAGATAGCTACCGCTATGGATACATATTGGGGATTGATCAGGAGACGGGGTTATTACTCCAGTCCATGCTGATTGGTGACAACAATCGCGTCCTGGAAAGATTTCAATTTGCAGATGTTGAAATTGGAAAATCAATTGACGAGGCATCACTGGATTCCTCTGAGCCGGAAGTGCACCGAGTTTCGTCGAAAGTTTCTACCTGCCTGAACAATGTGGAGTCATCGGCAGCCCAGTCAAATTGGCAGCAATCCTGGCTTCCGCCGGGTTTCGGTTTGGCGGGTTACCTGAAATCTGGTGACTCTGGCCGAGAGACACTGATCTACACTGATGGGTTGGCAATTTTTTCAGTGTTTATCGATAGCAGTGAAACCGTCGACATACCTAAAATGCAAGCCCAACGGGGTGCGACTGTGGCCTACCTCACCAAGGCCAAAATCAGCCAGCAAGACTTTCTGATTTCAGTGGTTGGCGAAATACCGGTCGAAACCGCCAGAGCCGTTGCACATGCGGTAATACCTGTTCAACATAACTACCAATAA
- a CDS encoding SoxR reducing system RseC family protein → MIEERGRITTVESDGFWVETIQRSACQVCVAEKGCGQKLLHRLSGKTALIRVLPGNCDMQLLKAHDQVVIGIPEDVVVKGTLLVYLFPLLTMIGAISIGTLISSNDAIVLTSALIGFILGGVLVRLHSWLNKNNHRVHPVLLERLVPSSEHRVLSE, encoded by the coding sequence GTGATTGAAGAGCGGGGCAGGATCACCACCGTGGAGTCAGACGGTTTCTGGGTCGAGACGATTCAACGTTCGGCGTGCCAGGTATGCGTGGCTGAAAAGGGTTGTGGTCAGAAGCTTCTCCATCGGCTTTCCGGTAAAACCGCACTGATCAGAGTATTGCCCGGTAACTGCGACATGCAATTACTTAAAGCTCATGATCAGGTAGTGATCGGGATTCCCGAAGATGTTGTTGTTAAAGGTACACTTCTGGTCTACCTTTTTCCATTGCTGACAATGATAGGGGCTATCTCTATTGGCACCCTGATCTCTTCCAATGACGCCATCGTTCTGACAAGTGCCTTGATCGGCTTCATTCTGGGTGGAGTTCTTGTCAGGCTGCATTCCTGGCTTAATAAAAATAATCATCGAGTCCACCCCGTATTGCTGGAGAGGCTGGTTCCATCCAGTGAGCATCGGGTTCTGTCTGAGTAG
- a CDS encoding DUF4845 domain-containing protein: MKHTNQQGITVLGGLLSLAIAGFFITAALKIGPLYLDNSFVKAAIDSLAEENIHNMSDAEVRRKLLTHFDINNVRDIDTKLVKIKREQTHTKVSLNYEKRINFMGNLDVVVRFENTYDSAR; encoded by the coding sequence ATGAAACATACTAATCAACAGGGTATTACTGTGCTTGGTGGCCTCCTGTCGCTGGCGATAGCAGGTTTTTTTATCACCGCAGCATTAAAAATCGGACCACTGTATCTCGATAACTCTTTTGTCAAAGCGGCCATAGATTCCTTGGCGGAAGAGAATATCCATAATATGAGTGATGCCGAAGTCCGCAGAAAGCTTTTAACCCATTTTGATATCAACAATGTACGCGATATCGACACAAAGCTGGTCAAGATTAAGCGTGAACAGACGCATACGAAGGTCAGCCTCAATTATGAAAAAAGAATTAATTTCATGGGAAATCTGGATGTGGTGGTACGCTTTGAAAACACCTATGACAGTGCCAGATAA
- the lepA gene encoding translation elongation factor 4 — protein MSDLSYIRNFSIIAHIDHGKSTIADRFIQICGGLSSREMAEQVLDSMDIERERGITIKAQSVTLDYRARDGKTYQLNFIDTPGHVDFSYEVSRSLAACEGALLVVDAGQGVEAQSVANCYTAIAQGLEVIPVLNKMDLPQAEPEKVIAEIEDIIGIDAHDAVRCSAKTGLGIEDILEQLVAKVPAPVGDLDAPLQALIIDSWFDNYLGVVSLVRVTQGTLKAKDKVITKSIGKAHVVDNIGVFTPKRKDTGILRAGEVGFVVAGIKDIHGAPVGDTFTHSHTPDTPALPGFQRVKPQVYAGMFPISSDDFEDFREALAKLTLNDASLFYEPESSDALGFGFRCGFLGMLHMEIIQERLEREYNLDLITTAPTVVYEIVKTDGAILHISNPSDLPDPASIEEMREPLCEANILVPKDYLGNVITLCEQKRGTQKSMVFATSQVSLTYELPMSEVVMDFFDRLKSVSRGFASLDYAFTRFQTAPLVRLDVLINGEKVDALASIIHRQHSQYKGRQLTEKMKELIPRQMFDVAIQAAVGGHVIARTTVKALRKNVTAKCYGGDMTRKKKLLEKQKEGKKRMKQVGSVEIPQEAFLAVLKTDS, from the coding sequence GTGTCCGACCTTAGTTATATCCGAAACTTCTCTATTATCGCGCACATCGATCATGGGAAATCCACCATTGCTGACCGCTTTATTCAAATTTGCGGTGGGCTTTCTTCCCGTGAAATGGCTGAGCAGGTTCTCGACTCGATGGATATCGAGCGAGAGCGCGGTATAACAATCAAGGCACAGAGCGTGACACTTGATTATCGCGCCAGAGATGGCAAAACCTATCAGCTCAACTTCATTGATACCCCCGGCCATGTGGATTTCTCCTATGAAGTGTCGCGATCACTGGCGGCCTGTGAAGGTGCTTTATTGGTAGTGGATGCAGGGCAGGGTGTTGAGGCCCAGTCTGTTGCCAACTGCTACACCGCCATTGCTCAGGGCCTCGAAGTCATTCCTGTTCTGAATAAAATGGATTTACCCCAGGCAGAACCCGAGAAGGTCATTGCCGAGATAGAGGATATCATCGGTATTGATGCCCATGATGCCGTGCGTTGCAGCGCAAAAACCGGGCTCGGTATAGAGGACATACTGGAACAGCTTGTGGCTAAAGTGCCAGCTCCGGTAGGTGATCTGGATGCACCCTTACAGGCGCTTATCATCGACTCCTGGTTTGACAATTACCTCGGCGTCGTTTCCCTGGTGCGGGTGACCCAAGGTACCCTAAAAGCGAAAGACAAAGTGATTACCAAATCCATCGGTAAAGCACATGTGGTAGATAATATCGGCGTTTTTACTCCCAAGCGAAAAGATACCGGCATTCTAAGAGCTGGTGAAGTCGGTTTCGTCGTTGCAGGAATTAAGGATATTCATGGTGCGCCAGTAGGCGACACATTTACTCACAGCCATACCCCCGATACTCCTGCACTACCTGGCTTTCAACGTGTCAAGCCGCAGGTGTATGCCGGCATGTTCCCGATTAGTTCAGATGATTTTGAAGACTTTCGTGAGGCACTGGCCAAACTCACGCTGAATGACGCTTCATTGTTTTATGAACCGGAAAGCTCTGATGCGTTGGGTTTTGGATTCCGCTGTGGTTTCCTCGGCATGCTGCATATGGAGATCATTCAGGAGCGTCTGGAACGGGAATACAATCTCGACCTTATCACGACTGCACCAACGGTTGTTTATGAAATAGTAAAAACAGATGGTGCGATCCTACACATATCTAATCCCTCCGACCTACCCGATCCGGCCAGTATAGAAGAAATGCGGGAACCCCTTTGTGAAGCGAATATTCTGGTTCCAAAGGATTATCTGGGCAACGTTATTACACTTTGCGAGCAAAAACGTGGTACTCAAAAAAGCATGGTGTTTGCCACCAGTCAGGTATCACTTACCTATGAACTGCCCATGAGCGAAGTTGTCATGGATTTCTTCGACCGCCTAAAATCGGTCAGTCGGGGGTTTGCATCACTGGACTACGCATTTACACGTTTTCAGACAGCCCCTTTGGTGAGACTGGATGTCCTGATTAATGGCGAAAAAGTAGATGCGCTGGCCTCGATTATTCATCGCCAACACTCACAGTACAAAGGTCGTCAACTGACAGAAAAAATGAAAGAGTTGATTCCACGCCAGATGTTTGATGTGGCTATCCAGGCGGCTGTTGGTGGTCATGTGATTGCCCGGACTACAGTAAAAGCCCTGAGAAAAAATGTCACTGCAAAATGTTATGGTGGCGACATGACTAGGAAGAAGAAGCTACTTGAGAAACAGAAAGAGGGTAAAAAACGGATGAAGCAGGTGGGCAGTGTGGAAATCCCTCAGGAAGCGTTCCTGGCTGTACTTAAAACGGACAGTTGA
- the rnc gene encoding ribonuclease III, producing MKESKKRLLDRIDYPFRDTSLFDLALTHRSHGSVNNERLEFLGDAALNFIIGHAVYERLPQVKEGDLSRYRANLVKGATLTEIAKELEIGQCLNLGAGELKSGGHRRASILADTVEAIIGAVYLDGGMAACEKVVMGLFSGRLANLSENTLRDPKTQLQEFMQARGRPLPNYEVVSVTGEAHSQYFTVECKVDGLNTPALGEGSSRRTAEKKAAENALAGLIK from the coding sequence GTGAAAGAATCAAAAAAACGGCTACTTGATCGTATTGATTATCCATTCAGGGATACCAGTCTGTTCGATTTGGCCCTTACCCATCGCAGCCATGGTTCGGTCAACAACGAACGTCTGGAGTTTCTCGGTGATGCAGCGCTGAATTTTATTATTGGTCATGCTGTTTACGAACGTCTTCCCCAGGTCAAAGAAGGGGACTTGAGTCGCTATCGTGCCAATCTTGTCAAGGGTGCCACACTCACCGAAATAGCCAAGGAGCTGGAAATAGGTCAATGTCTGAATCTGGGCGCCGGCGAGCTGAAAAGTGGCGGCCACCGACGGGCATCTATATTGGCAGATACAGTTGAGGCCATCATCGGAGCAGTGTATCTGGACGGCGGTATGGCTGCCTGCGAGAAGGTGGTCATGGGATTATTCAGCGGACGTCTTGCCAACCTGTCAGAAAACACGCTCAGAGACCCGAAAACCCAGTTACAGGAATTCATGCAGGCCCGAGGGAGACCTTTGCCCAATTATGAGGTGGTCTCCGTGACCGGCGAAGCGCACAGTCAGTACTTTACTGTAGAGTGCAAAGTTGATGGCCTTAATACCCCCGCCCTCGGCGAAGGCAGCAGCCGCCGTACGGCCGAAAAAAAAGCAGCTGAAAACGCATTAGCCGGACTAATCAAGTGA
- the rpoE gene encoding RNA polymerase sigma factor RpoE, whose protein sequence is MDNEQAKDTDKLLVARVQKGDKRAFDLLVMKYQYKVHAIVSRYVKDFDEVNDVVQEAFIKAYRALAKFRGESAFYTWLYRIAVNTAKNYLVARNRRPPASDVDAEEAAFYEGSEKLRDIDSPENLLYRDELEAVVDLAIKNLPEDLRTAVTLREFEGLSYEEIAEIMGCPVGTVRSRIFRAREAIDEKIRLLEG, encoded by the coding sequence ATGGATAACGAGCAGGCAAAAGATACTGACAAGCTACTCGTCGCTCGTGTTCAAAAAGGCGATAAACGCGCTTTTGACTTGCTGGTGATGAAATACCAGTACAAAGTCCATGCGATTGTCAGTCGCTATGTCAAAGATTTTGATGAGGTTAACGATGTTGTGCAGGAGGCCTTTATCAAGGCTTATCGGGCATTGGCCAAATTTCGTGGTGAAAGTGCTTTTTATACCTGGCTGTATCGTATCGCCGTCAATACGGCAAAGAATTATCTCGTCGCTCGGAATCGGCGCCCACCTGCCAGTGATGTCGATGCTGAGGAGGCCGCTTTTTATGAGGGCAGCGAAAAACTCCGCGACATTGACTCGCCTGAAAACCTTCTCTACAGGGATGAGCTGGAGGCCGTGGTAGATTTGGCCATAAAAAATCTTCCGGAAGATTTGCGTACTGCGGTAACTTTAAGAGAGTTTGAGGGTCTCAGTTATGAGGAGATCGCAGAGATAATGGGGTGTCCGGTAGGGACTGTAAGGTCGCGCATTTTTCGTGCCAGGGAAGCCATAGATGAAAAAATTCGGTTACTTGAAGGCTGA
- a CDS encoding sigma-E factor negative regulatory protein, producing MTASTDREKESLSALMDGQAGELEVRRVLKSISDNDQSRDTWRRYQMAAAAMRRDLPEQVVDYSASISAALENEKALQVNTLSARMLKPLGRFAIAASVATVAIIGFQQYNMPATNQPAVASAKTVDSKFSPAQLRTSADFGIPSVTARTVSVNNNAESYRASQAQPVIVVDQATEPEVTREQVQAYLNSLMIEHTGHAAMNTNQGMLPFARMPTTHDQ from the coding sequence ATGACCGCTAGCACTGATCGCGAGAAAGAGTCCCTGTCAGCATTAATGGATGGTCAGGCAGGCGAGCTTGAGGTCCGTCGGGTTCTGAAAAGTATTTCCGATAATGATCAATCTCGTGACACTTGGCGTCGCTATCAGATGGCGGCGGCTGCCATGAGAAGGGATCTTCCGGAGCAGGTCGTTGACTACTCTGCCAGCATAAGTGCGGCTCTGGAAAATGAAAAAGCCCTACAGGTAAACACACTTTCTGCCCGCATGCTTAAGCCTCTCGGTCGTTTTGCAATTGCCGCCTCAGTGGCCACTGTTGCCATCATTGGTTTTCAACAGTACAACATGCCGGCTACCAATCAACCTGCTGTTGCATCGGCCAAAACTGTTGACAGCAAGTTCTCTCCAGCCCAACTTAGAACCTCTGCCGATTTCGGAATACCTTCTGTCACAGCCCGGACAGTCAGCGTCAACAACAATGCTGAGAGTTACCGGGCCAGTCAGGCGCAGCCGGTCATTGTGGTCGATCAAGCCACCGAACCTGAAGTCACTCGCGAGCAGGTGCAGGCTTACCTCAATAGCTTAATGATTGAGCATACCGGCCACGCGGCAATGAATACCAATCAGGGCATGCTGCCATTTGCTCGCATGCCCACTACGCATGATCAGTAA
- a CDS encoding S1C family serine protease, which translates to MALLFVVIALNVSQSNRQGLPNFNQLIQTSSPAVVKIDSVQKIIGTGMTQMNERNIPDMFREPHEGSRAGEAHATGSGFIISGDGYVLTNEHVVENAHEVIIRLIDRREFEAKVIGIDHRSDLALLKIDAQDLPKINFADPDKVKVGDWALAIGSPFGLDYSVSAGIISAIGRSIPTENGDNYVPFIQSDVAINPGNSGGPLLNLDGEVVGINSQIFTHSGGSIGLSFAVPAGVAVDVVSQLKSKGRVDRGWLGVYVQEVDKSLARSSGLTKTQGAHVAQVETGSPADVAGIRAGDIILYFDNEEIIESGDLPHVVGLLSPGSQIKAQLIRGKKKKTLDVIVGTLPDGLNP; encoded by the coding sequence GTGGCATTGCTCTTTGTAGTTATAGCACTGAATGTCAGTCAATCTAATCGGCAGGGTTTGCCAAATTTTAATCAATTAATTCAAACCTCATCCCCCGCGGTCGTGAAAATTGATTCCGTTCAAAAAATCATTGGGACAGGAATGACCCAGATGAACGAACGAAATATTCCTGATATGTTCCGTGAGCCCCATGAAGGCAGTAGAGCGGGAGAGGCGCATGCAACCGGTTCCGGCTTTATCATTTCCGGTGACGGTTACGTTCTCACTAATGAACATGTGGTCGAAAATGCCCATGAGGTGATCATTAGATTAATAGACCGCCGCGAGTTTGAAGCAAAGGTTATCGGCATTGACCATCGCTCGGACTTGGCATTACTCAAGATTGATGCTCAGGACCTCCCAAAAATCAATTTTGCTGATCCCGACAAGGTCAAAGTGGGTGATTGGGCCCTGGCAATAGGCTCGCCATTCGGTCTTGATTATTCGGTGAGCGCCGGGATTATCAGCGCAATTGGGCGTAGCATACCTACCGAAAATGGCGATAACTATGTGCCGTTTATTCAAAGTGACGTTGCTATCAACCCAGGCAATTCCGGTGGCCCCTTGCTGAACCTGGATGGTGAGGTCGTGGGTATAAACTCTCAGATATTTACCCACTCCGGTGGATCGATAGGCCTGTCTTTTGCTGTACCTGCAGGTGTCGCTGTAGATGTTGTGTCACAGCTCAAATCAAAGGGGCGTGTTGATCGTGGCTGGCTTGGTGTCTACGTTCAGGAGGTCGACAAGTCTCTGGCCCGATCATCGGGGCTGACAAAAACGCAGGGGGCACATGTTGCCCAGGTCGAAACTGGAAGTCCGGCAGATGTTGCCGGCATTCGGGCCGGCGATATTATTCTGTACTTTGATAATGAAGAAATTATCGAATCAGGGGATCTGCCCCATGTGGTTGGTTTATTGTCGCCTGGCAGCCAAATCAAGGCTCAACTGATCCGGGGAAAGAAAAAGAAAACGCTTGATGTGATCGTCGGCACTTTGCCGGACGGACTGAACCCCTGA
- the lepB gene encoding signal peptidase I: protein MDINFPLILLFLVMISGVIWFSDRFILSKKRGEDEPVPGWIEYSGSFFPVLLLVFVLRSFLFEPFQIPSGSMIPTLKVGDFILVNKFTYGLRLPVIGTKIVPINEPKRGDVMVFFPPNDDRYFIKRVIGLPGDEIRLRNNMLYINGLLAEQTPLPDAAEDSRLELITENLNGVVHTVQKNKVAGPLGKNYALVVPENHYFMMGDNRDNSSDSRVWGPVPEENIVGKAVLIWMHWESFGELPSFDRAGTIN from the coding sequence ATGGATATTAATTTTCCGCTAATCTTATTGTTTCTGGTGATGATTTCCGGCGTAATATGGTTTTCTGATCGTTTTATACTTTCTAAAAAACGTGGCGAGGATGAACCAGTTCCGGGATGGATTGAGTACAGCGGTTCTTTTTTTCCCGTTTTGCTACTGGTTTTTGTGCTTCGTTCATTTCTCTTTGAACCGTTCCAGATCCCTTCCGGATCAATGATACCAACCTTGAAAGTTGGTGATTTTATTCTGGTAAACAAGTTTACCTATGGCCTCAGGCTGCCTGTGATTGGGACCAAAATCGTTCCGATTAATGAGCCGAAGCGAGGGGATGTGATGGTCTTTTTCCCACCCAATGATGACCGCTATTTCATCAAAAGAGTCATTGGCCTCCCGGGGGATGAAATTCGATTACGGAACAATATGTTATATATAAATGGCTTATTGGCTGAACAGACACCATTGCCCGACGCTGCGGAAGACTCCAGATTAGAACTGATTACTGAGAATCTGAACGGCGTCGTTCATACCGTACAAAAAAATAAAGTGGCGGGGCCACTGGGCAAAAACTACGCCTTGGTTGTTCCTGAGAATCATTACTTCATGATGGGCGATAATCGTGACAATAGTAGTGATAGCCGGGTATGGGGTCCGGTACCGGAAGAGAATATTGTTGGCAAGGCCGTATTAATCTGGATGCATTGGGAATCATTTGGCGAGTTGCCAAGCTTCGACCGGGCCGGGACAATCAACTAA